The following proteins are co-located in the Sulfurospirillum deleyianum DSM 6946 genome:
- a CDS encoding methyltransferase domain-containing protein, whose product MMAQHIREFSKNAHRYDAHTALQQEIARYLVSKVVSHPQRILDLGCGSGAVFKTITWEYEHFIGVDCALAMCQLHPKNEKVEVVCDRFEKEQLLQETYDLIISSSALQWACDIEGLVQRIAFTCKEGAFAIFTDKTFETLYQMSGLPIFLPSAEHLQRVFDKHFTCHQEVKHFHLSFEDNRSLFRYIKNSGVSGGEKRLSVAQTKKLIETYPHPSLECEVLFVWGKSHYN is encoded by the coding sequence ATGATGGCACAACATATTAGAGAGTTTTCAAAGAACGCACATCGCTATGATGCGCACACTGCTTTGCAACAAGAGATTGCACGCTATTTGGTTTCAAAGGTGGTATCGCATCCTCAACGTATTTTGGATTTGGGGTGTGGAAGTGGAGCTGTTTTTAAAACAATTACATGGGAATATGAGCATTTTATTGGGGTGGATTGTGCGCTTGCTATGTGTCAGTTGCATCCTAAAAATGAGAAAGTTGAAGTGGTATGCGATCGTTTTGAGAAAGAACAATTACTTCAAGAAACGTATGATTTGATTATTTCCTCTTCTGCCTTACAGTGGGCGTGTGATATTGAGGGTTTAGTTCAACGCATTGCTTTTACATGTAAAGAGGGAGCATTTGCAATTTTTACCGATAAAACCTTTGAAACGCTCTATCAAATGAGTGGTTTGCCTATCTTTCTTCCCTCTGCAGAACATTTACAGAGGGTGTTCGATAAACACTTTACATGTCATCAAGAGGTGAAACATTTTCATCTCTCTTTTGAGGACAATCGTTCACTCTTTCGTTACATTAAAAACAGTGGTGTCAGTGGCGGAGAGAAACGTTTGAGTGTGGCGCAAACCAAAAAATTGATTGAAACGTATCCTCATCCTTCGCTTGAGTGTGAAGTATTATTTGTTTGGGGAAAATCTCATTATAATTAA
- the secG gene encoding preprotein translocase subunit SecG has product MTSVLLVFQFILTAILTIAVLLQKSSSIGLGAYSGSNESLFGAKGPAGFMAKFTFILAIVFVANTLTLGYFYNQDKKVSLAEEIKIEKSVVPTAPTTAPLAPAAPEAPTTK; this is encoded by the coding sequence ATTACCTCCGTTTTACTGGTTTTCCAGTTTATTTTAACGGCTATTTTGACGATTGCTGTATTGTTACAAAAAAGTTCTTCTATTGGTCTTGGCGCATACAGTGGAAGCAACGAATCTCTTTTTGGTGCAAAAGGCCCAGCAGGATTTATGGCAAAATTTACTTTTATTTTGGCGATTGTTTTTGTCGCAAATACTTTGACACTCGGTTATTTTTACAATCAAGATAAAAAAGTTTCTTTGGCTGAAGAGATTAAAATTGAAAAAAGCGTTGTACCTACCGCTCCAACAACAGCACCATTAGCACCTGCTGCTCCAGAAGCTCCAACCACCAAATAA